A window of Paraburkholderia bryophila contains these coding sequences:
- a CDS encoding efflux RND transporter periplasmic adaptor subunit, whose protein sequence is MKKTWFSVGQILLTLIVVVAAALVLWKLVGYYMFAPWTRDGHVRADVIQVAPDISGLISSVEVVDNQQVSKGQVLFVIDQARYTLALRQAEATAQQRRATLDQARREDARNRKLGNLVAAEVYEESRSRVEQGEAALADANVAIDTAKLNLQRSTIVSPVDGYLNDRAPRAGEFVAAGRAVLAVVDMHSFRVDGYFEETKLRGIDIGQPVDITVMGEPNVLRGHVQSIVAAIEDRDRTQGSNLLPNVNPAFSWVRLAQRIPVRVALDEVPADFRMIAGRTATVSVRDLSPIGKKHPDTHAAGAVDASATAASGAASQ, encoded by the coding sequence GTGAAAAAAACCTGGTTCTCCGTCGGTCAAATTCTGCTGACCCTGATCGTCGTCGTGGCTGCCGCCCTGGTGCTGTGGAAACTGGTCGGCTACTACATGTTCGCGCCCTGGACCCGCGACGGACACGTGCGCGCGGACGTGATTCAGGTCGCGCCGGATATCTCGGGGCTGATCTCGTCGGTCGAGGTGGTGGACAACCAGCAGGTCAGCAAAGGCCAGGTGCTGTTCGTGATCGACCAGGCGCGCTACACGCTCGCGTTGCGTCAGGCGGAAGCGACCGCGCAACAGCGCCGCGCCACGCTCGACCAGGCGCGCCGCGAAGACGCGCGTAACCGCAAGCTCGGCAACCTGGTCGCCGCGGAGGTGTATGAGGAAAGCCGCTCGCGCGTCGAACAGGGCGAGGCCGCGCTTGCCGACGCGAACGTCGCGATCGACACCGCGAAGCTGAACCTGCAGCGTTCGACGATCGTGAGCCCCGTCGACGGTTATCTGAACGATCGCGCACCCCGTGCCGGCGAATTCGTCGCGGCGGGGCGCGCGGTGCTCGCGGTGGTCGATATGCATTCGTTCCGCGTCGACGGGTATTTCGAGGAAACCAAGCTGCGCGGCATCGACATCGGCCAGCCGGTCGATATCACGGTGATGGGCGAACCGAACGTGTTGCGCGGCCACGTGCAAAGCATCGTCGCCGCTATTGAGGATCGTGACCGCACGCAAGGCTCGAATCTGCTGCCGAACGTGAATCCGGCGTTTAGCTGGGTGCGGCTCGCGCAACGGATTCCCGTGCGTGTCGCGCTCGACGAAGTGCCCGCCGACTTCCGCATGATCGCGGGACGCACGGCAACTGTATCGGTGCGCGATCTGTCGCCGATCGGCAAGAAGCATCCTGATACGCATGCGGCCGGGGCGGTGGATGCTTCCGCAACGGCGGCTTCTGGTGCGGCGTCGCAATGA
- a CDS encoding MarR family winged helix-turn-helix transcriptional regulator — translation MSNLDKLRRTVSSTLVVAARKWRRTSHGVLAAFNVSEACATPLLTASRLGAAVRQVTLADHIGIEGPSLVRLLDQLCAAGLMRRDEDPEDRRAKTVVLTEEGRAVTAKMEEELVTLRAQALKGVSRSDLEATLRVLAAFTSDAAERADQTTAGKPSKRKASPAAAHDAGDPA, via the coding sequence ATGTCGAATCTCGATAAATTGCGCCGCACCGTTAGCAGCACCCTGGTCGTGGCCGCCAGAAAATGGCGGCGCACAAGTCACGGCGTGCTCGCGGCCTTCAACGTTTCCGAGGCGTGCGCCACGCCGCTGCTCACCGCCAGCCGGCTCGGCGCGGCGGTGCGCCAGGTCACGCTGGCCGACCACATCGGTATAGAAGGTCCGTCGCTCGTGCGGTTGCTCGATCAATTGTGCGCGGCAGGCCTGATGCGCCGTGACGAGGATCCCGAAGACCGCCGTGCGAAAACCGTCGTGCTGACCGAAGAAGGCCGCGCGGTCACCGCGAAAATGGAAGAGGAACTCGTCACGTTGCGCGCGCAAGCATTGAAAGGCGTGTCGCGCAGCGATCTGGAGGCGACCTTGCGGGTGCTTGCAGCGTTTACATCAGACGCGGCCGAACGGGCGGATCAGACGACCGCCGGCAAACCCTCCAAACGCAAAGCATCCCCCGCGGCGGCGCACGACGCCGGCGATCCGGCGTAA
- a CDS encoding alpha/beta fold hydrolase: protein MNTLLKKCLAAAVMFGSLLSISALTPASAAPNDDLKGKNVVLVHGAFADGSSWQKVIPLLEAKGLHVVAVQNPLSSLDADVAATRRVIDQQNGPVILVGHSWAGAVITQAGNDDKVKSLVYVAAFAPQKDQSINDILKGKPAPSWASALQKDSGGYLTLSTDAIIHDFAQDLPVAQARLVAATQGPWFAGCTDDKVTQPAWQNKPSWFVETEKDRMIPAALQDAMAQQIGATVIKVDASHVAMLSKPTEVAAAIIEAARATK from the coding sequence ATGAATACCCTGCTCAAAAAATGCCTGGCCGCCGCGGTGATGTTCGGCAGCCTCCTGTCGATCAGCGCGTTGACGCCGGCCAGCGCCGCGCCCAACGACGACCTCAAAGGCAAGAACGTCGTGCTGGTGCACGGCGCGTTCGCCGATGGTTCGAGCTGGCAGAAGGTCATTCCGCTCCTGGAAGCCAAGGGGCTGCATGTCGTCGCGGTCCAGAACCCGCTCAGTTCGCTCGACGCCGACGTCGCCGCCACGCGTCGCGTGATCGATCAGCAGAACGGTCCGGTGATTCTGGTCGGCCACTCCTGGGCCGGCGCGGTGATCACGCAAGCCGGCAACGACGACAAGGTCAAGTCGCTGGTCTACGTGGCCGCGTTCGCGCCGCAGAAGGACCAGTCGATCAACGACATCCTGAAGGGCAAGCCCGCGCCTTCATGGGCCTCCGCGTTGCAGAAGGACTCAGGCGGCTATCTGACGCTCTCGACCGACGCCATCATTCACGACTTCGCGCAGGATCTGCCGGTCGCTCAGGCGCGCCTCGTGGCCGCGACGCAAGGTCCGTGGTTCGCCGGCTGCACCGACGACAAAGTGACACAGCCCGCATGGCAAAACAAGCCGTCGTGGTTCGTGGAGACCGAGAAGGATCGCATGATTCCGGCTGCGCTGCAGGACGCGATGGCGCAGCAGATCGGCGCGACGGTGATCAAGGTCGACGCGAGCCACGTCGCGATGCTGTCGAAGCCGACGGAAGTCGCGGCCGCGATTATCGAAGCCGCACGTGCGACGAAGTGA
- a CDS encoding HD domain-containing phosphohydrolase — MADVSTIRALDAVKALAFIGDLSMGQPTDHSLRTSWLAARLAAAAGHDDALCGVVKEVSLLRWSGCTANASGFSEMLGDDIGGREAMLAMRPGWGGAVEAQGQLEATITPLAQIHCEVSGEIARMLGLEGATQSALRHIFEAWDGGGLPQKLDGARVPDAVFLVALAGDLEILSRVYGLDAAQKLIAQKAGHKYPDALARVAFAQAADWLAELDEQSAAGRDEPLDALPMQQGTAPEIIADVIDLKLPWMAGYSRRVAEAAASCCARLGFDEDVRHATYLAGLIHGMGRMAVSNAIWNTSGRLSPAAWEKVRLVPYWTARAGKQIGALARESEIASQAYERLDGSGYFRGATGAMLGREARVLAAAASWVALRSPRPWRAALSADEAAAVLKEEAAAGRFDADSVHALLSDEKDGHESVAERVKPARAALLSPREAEVLRHISQGASNKEVAKTLQMSPSTVRTHVESVFRKLECSTRAAATLKASTLRLI; from the coding sequence ATGGCAGACGTTTCAACAATCCGCGCGCTCGACGCCGTGAAGGCGCTGGCGTTCATCGGCGATCTCAGCATGGGTCAGCCCACCGACCACTCGCTGCGCACCAGTTGGCTGGCCGCGCGGCTGGCGGCCGCCGCGGGCCATGACGACGCGCTATGCGGTGTCGTGAAGGAGGTTTCGCTGCTGCGCTGGTCGGGTTGCACGGCCAACGCGTCGGGATTCTCGGAAATGCTCGGCGACGACATCGGCGGTCGCGAGGCGATGCTCGCCATGCGGCCCGGCTGGGGTGGCGCGGTCGAAGCTCAGGGGCAGCTCGAAGCGACGATCACGCCGCTCGCGCAGATTCACTGCGAGGTATCCGGGGAAATTGCGCGCATGCTCGGCCTGGAGGGCGCCACCCAATCCGCTTTGCGGCACATTTTCGAAGCCTGGGACGGCGGCGGTCTGCCGCAAAAACTCGATGGCGCGCGAGTGCCTGACGCCGTATTTCTTGTTGCGCTCGCGGGCGACCTCGAAATTCTGAGCCGCGTGTACGGCCTGGACGCGGCGCAAAAACTGATCGCGCAGAAGGCGGGCCACAAATATCCCGACGCGCTCGCTCGGGTCGCGTTTGCGCAAGCCGCCGACTGGCTCGCCGAACTCGACGAGCAAAGCGCGGCGGGACGCGACGAACCGCTCGACGCGTTGCCGATGCAGCAAGGCACCGCGCCCGAAATCATCGCCGACGTGATCGACCTGAAATTACCGTGGATGGCCGGCTATTCGCGTCGCGTGGCCGAAGCGGCGGCAAGCTGTTGTGCGCGCCTCGGCTTCGACGAGGACGTTCGTCACGCCACCTATCTCGCCGGTCTGATTCATGGCATGGGACGCATGGCGGTCTCGAACGCGATCTGGAATACGTCGGGGCGGCTTTCACCGGCCGCGTGGGAAAAGGTGCGCCTCGTCCCTTACTGGACCGCGCGCGCCGGCAAGCAGATCGGTGCGCTCGCGCGTGAATCGGAGATTGCGTCGCAGGCTTATGAACGGCTCGACGGTTCCGGCTATTTCCGCGGCGCGACAGGCGCCATGCTCGGCCGCGAAGCGCGCGTGCTGGCCGCGGCGGCGAGCTGGGTGGCATTGCGCTCGCCGCGTCCGTGGCGCGCGGCGTTGTCGGCAGATGAAGCGGCGGCGGTACTCAAGGAAGAAGCCGCGGCAGGTCGCTTCGATGCCGACTCGGTGCATGCGCTGCTGAGCGACGAGAAAGACGGGCATGAGTCGGTCGCCGAGCGCGTCAAGCCGGCGCGTGCAGCGTTGCTGTCGCCGCGCGAAGCGGAGGTCTTGCGCCATATCAGTCAAGGCGCGAGCAACAAGGAAGTCGCCAAAACACTGCAGATGAGTCCGAGCACGGTGCGCACGCATGTGGAAAGCGTGTTCCGCAAGCTTGAATGTTCGACGCGCGCGGCGGCTACGTTGAAAGCGTCGACCCTGCGGTTGATCTGA
- a CDS encoding DUF1656 domain-containing protein, which translates to MIGEIDIFGVFVPAVLVLMLIAYLINLALRTVLARVGFYRFVWHRSIFDLGIYVLVLGLVVVVSHRLIT; encoded by the coding sequence ATGATCGGTGAAATCGATATTTTCGGCGTGTTCGTGCCGGCCGTGCTCGTGCTGATGTTGATCGCCTATCTGATCAACCTGGCCTTGCGCACCGTGCTCGCGCGCGTCGGCTTCTACCGCTTCGTCTGGCATCGCTCCATCTTCGATCTCGGCATCTATGTGCTGGTGCTGGGCCTTGTCGTTGTCGTTTCGCACAGACTAATAACGTGA
- a CDS encoding ATP-binding protein: MEQRVLILAPFGRDADVIAEVLHKDQRQCIAFRNADALTEALEAGAGSALIAEEALADHHASRLFDWLRQQPAWSDFPFILLAASRVGHRSARGLEVLEQLGNVVVLERPLNSETLRRAVASSLRARARQYESRRHLAERIEAQNALVQLNDSLESRIAERTHELASANNRLMTEIHERAKVQAVLVQSQKMEALGQLTGGIAHDFNNLLNVIMVNAELIARVSSDERIRGMAATVKRATERGAKLTGQLLTFSRNSNLDLKAVDVVALLQGMRDIITVSLGSSIRYANEIEGEEMWTEADANQLELAILNLAINARDAMPGGGQLSIRVKQRTAPDETLADGRYVVLEVIDSGSGVPADVVSRVFDPFFTTKPIGKGTGLGLSQVYGIARQAGGTARLFSEEGAGTTVEIWLPLRERVAPQNEAASDVEANAVGEKRVLVVEDDGEVRAMLVESLRMLGYTVTEAADGRAGLNRLERDKPDLLMVDFAMPGMNGIDVIAEARKMREDLPVILATGYADVDISGLAVKRCTILRKPFQLDDLARTVRLGLTA, translated from the coding sequence ATGGAGCAACGCGTCCTTATCCTGGCGCCGTTCGGCCGCGACGCCGATGTGATTGCCGAAGTGCTGCACAAAGACCAACGCCAGTGCATCGCTTTTCGCAACGCGGACGCGCTGACCGAAGCGCTGGAGGCCGGCGCGGGCAGCGCGCTGATTGCCGAAGAAGCGCTGGCGGATCACCATGCATCGCGTCTATTCGACTGGCTCAGGCAGCAACCCGCCTGGTCCGATTTCCCGTTTATCCTGCTCGCCGCGTCGCGGGTCGGACACCGGTCCGCGCGCGGACTCGAAGTGCTCGAACAACTCGGCAACGTGGTGGTGCTCGAACGTCCGCTGAATTCGGAAACGCTGCGGCGCGCCGTGGCGTCGTCGCTGCGGGCGCGGGCTCGGCAGTACGAATCGCGCCGCCATCTGGCGGAACGGATCGAGGCGCAGAACGCGCTGGTGCAGTTGAACGATTCGCTGGAAAGCCGGATTGCCGAACGCACGCACGAACTCGCCTCCGCCAACAACCGGCTGATGACGGAGATTCACGAGCGCGCCAAGGTGCAGGCGGTGCTGGTGCAATCGCAGAAGATGGAAGCGCTCGGGCAGCTCACCGGCGGCATTGCGCACGACTTCAACAATCTGCTGAACGTGATCATGGTCAACGCGGAACTGATCGCACGGGTCAGCAGCGACGAACGCATTCGCGGCATGGCGGCCACGGTCAAACGCGCGACCGAACGCGGCGCGAAACTGACCGGCCAGTTGCTGACGTTCTCGCGCAACAGCAACCTCGATCTCAAAGCCGTGGACGTGGTCGCGTTGCTGCAAGGCATGCGCGACATCATCACGGTCTCGCTCGGGTCCAGCATCCGCTACGCCAACGAGATTGAAGGCGAGGAGATGTGGACCGAGGCCGACGCCAATCAACTCGAACTGGCCATTCTCAATCTCGCGATCAACGCGCGCGACGCGATGCCGGGCGGCGGTCAACTCAGCATTCGCGTCAAACAGCGCACAGCGCCCGATGAAACCCTCGCGGACGGCCGTTACGTGGTGCTCGAAGTGATCGACTCGGGTTCGGGTGTGCCCGCCGACGTGGTCTCGCGCGTGTTCGATCCGTTCTTCACCACCAAGCCGATCGGCAAAGGCACCGGCCTCGGCTTGAGCCAGGTCTACGGCATCGCGAGGCAGGCGGGCGGCACGGCACGCCTGTTCAGCGAGGAAGGCGCCGGCACCACCGTGGAGATCTGGTTGCCGTTGCGCGAGCGCGTGGCCCCGCAAAACGAAGCGGCTTCCGATGTCGAAGCAAATGCCGTCGGCGAAAAACGCGTGCTGGTGGTGGAAGACGATGGCGAAGTGCGCGCCATGCTGGTCGAGTCGCTGCGCATGCTCGGCTACACCGTGACCGAAGCCGCGGACGGCCGCGCCGGATTGAATCGTCTGGAGCGCGACAAGCCGGACCTGCTGATGGTCGACTTCGCGATGCCGGGTATGAACGGGATCGACGTGATCGCGGAAGCGCGCAAGATGCGCGAAGACTTGCCGGTGATTCTCGCGACCGGTTACGCGGATGTGGATATTTCCGGGCTGGCGGTGAAACGTTGCACGATTCTGCGCAAGCCGTTTCAACTGGATGATCTGGCGCGGACGGTTCGGCTCGGGCTGACTGCGTGA
- a CDS encoding FUSC family protein, translating into MVYPSLRDWLFSVKTFAAAMIALYIGLALELPRPYWAMATVYIVSNPFVGATRSKALYRALGTALGASAAVLLVPPFVESPYLFSVIVALWTGTLLYLAVSDRTARSYVFLLAGYTMPIIALPSVTNPAGVFDLAVSRTEEITLGIVCASIVGSALFPSRLAPTIIERTDAWFRDAAFYATETLSGRIAGSAISGARQRLASIINALELLLSQLAYDHTRPDVLARAHELRGRMQLLLPIMSSLADPLIALYNSGRQTWPEGLEALLNDVIKWFNAPMPVVSEGYHPDPAADALRVRIAAMQPPPAALANWDGALLSNALWRMKQVIDVWQDCRSLRIIITREEGSWRPRFRHWRLGGTERFYDRGIMLFSTGSAAAAVILACSLWIGSGWNDGAGAVTLAAVACCFFAALDEPAPMVFRFFVATAISVVAAGVYLFVVLPHVHDFPLLVIMFAAPFIFVGTLIPRPQFNLATVLVAVNTATFISIQDAYDADFLIFMNSNLAGLAGLLYAYLWTRVTRPFGAELAASRLLRSSWADVALTASTRPIDDPRNLAARMLDRLMQLIPRLAATDDHRHPSIESFRDLRIAFNALDLRRVTRKLAGEAPAAIDHVLDDVRAYYENCVDRRKREPVPDSLMSSIDAAIARVIAQGLANAGAPSATSQSSARRLRDALHALVGLRLSLFPATLTTPTPPEPEAAV; encoded by the coding sequence ATGGTCTATCCCTCCCTTCGCGACTGGCTGTTCTCGGTCAAGACCTTCGCCGCGGCAATGATCGCGCTTTACATCGGCCTTGCACTCGAACTGCCGCGACCTTACTGGGCGATGGCAACCGTCTATATCGTGTCGAATCCGTTCGTCGGCGCGACCCGTTCCAAGGCGCTCTATCGTGCGCTAGGCACCGCGCTGGGCGCGTCGGCCGCCGTGCTGCTGGTGCCGCCGTTCGTCGAATCACCGTATCTGTTCAGCGTGATCGTCGCGTTATGGACCGGCACACTGCTGTATCTCGCGGTGTCCGACCGCACCGCGCGCAGCTATGTGTTCCTGCTGGCCGGCTACACGATGCCGATCATCGCGCTGCCGTCGGTCACGAATCCCGCCGGCGTGTTCGATCTGGCGGTGAGCCGCACCGAGGAGATCACGCTCGGTATCGTCTGCGCGAGCATTGTGGGCAGCGCGTTGTTTCCGAGTCGGCTCGCGCCGACCATCATCGAACGCACGGACGCGTGGTTTCGCGACGCCGCGTTCTACGCCACCGAAACGCTGTCCGGCCGTATTGCCGGTTCGGCGATTTCGGGGGCGCGGCAGCGGCTCGCGTCCATCATCAACGCGCTGGAATTGTTGTTGAGCCAACTGGCCTACGACCACACGCGGCCCGACGTGCTGGCGCGTGCGCATGAACTGCGCGGACGCATGCAGCTTCTCCTGCCGATCATGTCGTCGCTCGCCGATCCGCTGATCGCGCTGTACAACTCCGGGCGACAGACCTGGCCCGAGGGGCTCGAAGCGCTGCTGAACGACGTCATCAAATGGTTCAACGCGCCGATGCCTGTAGTCAGCGAGGGCTATCACCCCGATCCGGCCGCCGACGCGCTGCGCGTGCGCATCGCGGCCATGCAGCCGCCGCCCGCCGCACTGGCGAACTGGGACGGCGCCCTGCTCTCGAACGCCCTGTGGCGCATGAAACAGGTGATCGACGTGTGGCAGGACTGCCGCTCGCTGCGCATCATCATTACCCGCGAAGAAGGCTCGTGGCGACCGCGTTTTCGTCATTGGCGGCTGGGCGGCACCGAGCGCTTCTACGACCGCGGCATCATGCTGTTCTCGACCGGTTCCGCAGCGGCGGCGGTGATTCTCGCGTGCAGTCTGTGGATCGGTTCAGGCTGGAACGACGGCGCCGGCGCGGTGACGCTCGCGGCGGTGGCATGCTGTTTCTTCGCTGCGCTCGACGAGCCCGCGCCGATGGTGTTCCGCTTCTTCGTGGCCACCGCGATCAGCGTGGTGGCGGCCGGCGTCTATCTGTTCGTCGTGCTGCCTCATGTGCATGATTTCCCGTTGCTGGTGATCATGTTCGCCGCGCCGTTCATCTTTGTCGGCACGCTGATTCCGCGTCCGCAGTTCAACCTGGCGACCGTGCTGGTCGCGGTGAACACCGCCACGTTCATCAGCATTCAGGACGCGTACGACGCCGACTTCCTGATCTTCATGAACAGCAATCTCGCGGGTCTGGCCGGCCTGCTGTACGCGTATCTGTGGACTCGCGTCACGCGCCCGTTCGGCGCCGAACTCGCGGCCTCGCGCCTGTTGCGTTCGAGCTGGGCCGACGTGGCGCTCACGGCGTCGACACGGCCGATCGACGATCCGCGCAATCTCGCCGCGCGCATGCTCGACCGCCTGATGCAGTTGATCCCGCGTCTGGCCGCCACCGACGACCATCGCCACCCGTCGATCGAAAGCTTCCGCGATCTGCGCATTGCGTTCAACGCGCTCGATCTGCGCCGCGTGACCCGCAAGCTCGCCGGCGAAGCGCCGGCCGCGATCGATCACGTACTAGACGACGTGCGCGCGTATTACGAAAACTGCGTCGACCGGCGCAAGCGCGAGCCGGTGCCCGACAGCCTGATGTCGTCGATCGACGCCGCCATCGCGCGCGTCATCGCGCAAGGACTCGCCAATGCCGGCGCGCCGAGCGCGACCTCGCAGAGCTCCGCGCGCCGCCTGCGCGACGCGCTGCATGCGCTGGTCGGCTTGCGTCTTTCGCTGTTTCCGGCCACGCTGACGACACCCACGCCGCCCGAACCGGAGGCCGCTGTCTGA
- the speD gene encoding adenosylmethionine decarboxylase — MATPAPRDAYGAHVLADLGGIAADLLRDAHALESILVTAAKEAGARVLSAHFHHFGGEHGVTGVVLLAESHITIHTWPEHRFAALDIFMCGNARPEQAVERIALDLRAEVKNLRSCERGIAAPPR; from the coding sequence ATGGCCACGCCTGCGCCGCGTGACGCGTATGGCGCGCATGTGCTGGCCGATCTGGGCGGGATCGCGGCCGACCTGTTACGCGACGCCCACGCGCTCGAATCGATTCTGGTGACTGCGGCGAAAGAAGCCGGCGCGCGCGTGTTGTCGGCGCATTTTCATCACTTCGGCGGCGAGCATGGCGTGACGGGTGTCGTGTTGCTCGCCGAGTCGCATATCACGATCCACACGTGGCCCGAACATCGCTTCGCCGCCCTCGATATTTTCATGTGCGGCAACGCTCGACCCGAGCAGGCGGTCGAGCGGATCGCGCTTGATTTGCGGGCCGAAGTGAAAAACCTGCGCAGCTGCGAGCGAGGCATCGCGGCGCCGCCGCGTTAG
- a CDS encoding efflux transporter outer membrane subunit, which translates to MKLSRSLSLLPLLPLLPLAIALNGCINVGPNYALPKQALINAPLANAPIEGADTTLTSRQNVPAVWWQLYDDPVLNSLVDQALQSNTDLRVAAANLARSREALGVAQAQGGFSGKSSVLLERAQESAEQYLLTEKLPVVNEGDIGISVSYEIDLFGKLRRGVEAAQADNESVQAAGDLARISVVADVVRSYVDECSAAEELRIAQQSLALQKQRVDVSRRLRDAGRGNQPDVTRGQTQVETLAADIPRYTARRKIAQYRLAALLARAPSDLPPAVLACDRLPQIRQPIPIGDGAALLKRRPDVREAERQLAASTARIGVATGALYPTVSIGASAGLTGVLEDLGTSPTARWGFGPLISWTFPANGARGRVREAEASSEVALAKFDGVVLTALRETETSLATYASDYARADALRAALKSAAESADETHRLYLAGRESFISDLDATRTLTSTKSQVAAAEGQVAIDQVNLFLALGGGWEMPAAAAPGAMGAAPSANAAPNSATTTKAP; encoded by the coding sequence ATGAAGCTGTCGCGCTCCCTTTCGCTACTGCCGCTGTTGCCGCTCTTGCCGCTGGCCATCGCGCTCAACGGCTGCATCAACGTCGGTCCCAACTACGCGCTGCCGAAGCAGGCGCTCATCAACGCGCCGCTCGCCAATGCGCCGATCGAAGGCGCCGACACCACGCTGACGTCGCGCCAGAATGTGCCCGCCGTGTGGTGGCAACTGTACGACGACCCCGTGCTGAACAGCCTGGTCGATCAGGCGCTGCAATCGAACACCGACTTGCGCGTCGCGGCGGCCAACCTGGCGCGTTCGCGTGAAGCACTCGGCGTCGCGCAGGCGCAAGGCGGCTTCTCCGGCAAAAGCTCGGTGCTGCTCGAACGCGCGCAGGAATCGGCCGAGCAATACCTGCTCACCGAGAAACTGCCGGTCGTCAATGAAGGCGATATCGGCATCAGCGTGTCGTACGAAATCGATCTGTTCGGCAAGCTGCGGCGCGGCGTCGAAGCGGCGCAAGCGGACAACGAGTCCGTCCAGGCCGCCGGCGATCTTGCCCGGATCAGCGTGGTCGCCGACGTGGTGCGCTCGTACGTCGACGAATGTTCGGCGGCGGAAGAACTCCGCATCGCACAACAATCGCTCGCGTTGCAGAAGCAGCGCGTGGACGTATCGCGCCGTCTGCGCGACGCGGGTCGCGGCAATCAGCCGGACGTGACGCGCGGACAAACGCAGGTCGAAACGCTGGCAGCGGATATTCCGCGCTATACGGCACGCCGCAAAATCGCCCAGTACCGGCTCGCGGCGCTGCTCGCCCGTGCGCCTTCCGACCTGCCGCCGGCCGTGCTCGCTTGCGACCGGCTCCCGCAGATTCGTCAGCCGATTCCGATCGGCGATGGCGCCGCGTTGCTCAAACGCCGCCCCGACGTGCGCGAGGCCGAGCGTCAACTGGCGGCCTCCACGGCACGCATCGGCGTAGCGACCGGGGCGTTGTATCCGACGGTGAGCATCGGCGCGTCAGCGGGATTGACGGGGGTTCTCGAAGATCTGGGCACGTCGCCTACCGCGCGCTGGGGCTTCGGTCCGCTGATTAGCTGGACCTTCCCCGCGAACGGCGCACGCGGCCGTGTGCGTGAAGCCGAAGCCTCGAGCGAGGTGGCGCTCGCGAAGTTCGACGGCGTGGTGCTGACCGCGCTGCGCGAGACGGAAACCAGTCTCGCCACTTACGCATCGGACTACGCACGCGCCGATGCGTTGCGCGCCGCGTTGAAGTCCGCGGCCGAGTCGGCGGATGAAACGCATCGGCTGTATCTCGCCGGGCGTGAGTCGTTCATTTCGGATCTGGATGCGACGCGCACGCTGACATCGACGAAATCTCAGGTGGCGGCAGCGGAAGGCCAGGTGGCGATCGATCAGGTCAATCTGTTCCTCGCGCTGGGTGGTGGCTGGGAGATGCCCGCAGCGGCTGCGCCTGGTGCGATGGGGGCAGCACCCTCGGCGAATGCGGCTCCGAACTCCGCCACAACGACTAAAGCACCTTGA